From the genome of Leptospira kirschneri serovar Cynopteri str. 3522 CT:
ATTCGATATTCAGGAAAATTCAGGAAATTCCAGGAAAAATTTCGACCCCCTAAAATCCTGAAAAACTTGAGGTTTAGAAGTGGGTTTTCTTTGTTTTGGATCTTGAAAAGAGAAAGGGAATTTTTAGGATCAAATTTTAGATTTAAGTAAAACATTTATATTCAAGTGATCCCCAGAAACACAATGGATTAGAAGTGAAGTTGAAATATTTTCGATGCTCTTTCAAGAGTAAGTAGGTCGTTTGATGTGGTAGGGTAGGGCATGTTAAAAAGAAATAAATAATTTCCATGATATAAAGACAGCCAAAACCGAATTGTTTCCTTTAGGAACATTCACCTAAATAAAAGTCCTTGTTTTATAAAAACCAAAACTCTTTAAATCAAAAGATAGTAGTTTGTTTTGTTGTGGTCTTAATAGTTTGAAGAGTAGGCAAAATTGTGAGAGAGGAAATTGGAGGAAAATGGAGGGAAGAATTCGGGATTTCAAATTTAGCTATATTCAATGGAATATTAGATCCATAGATTTTTTGTAAAAGATTCCTTTCTCTTTTAAGATTTGAAACAAAGCTAAAAAACAGAACCCTTACAAAGATAAATTTGTAAGGGAGAAGATAAAAGACCGAATTACAAAAAGTAGTTTCCTCAAAATATCTTTCCAGTTGAAAGTAAAAGAAAAGAACCAAGCCGATGTCTAAAAACTTTTTTCCATTAACCAATGATTTGATGTTTAAGATCTTGTTTGTTAAAGAACCAGATTTACTGATTTCAATATTAAACAGTGTGTTATTTCCGGATGGGGAACATACAATCCGAAACATTAAGATACTCAATCCGGAACTTGTAGGCTCTTCTCCGAATGACAAACGTTCTTATTTAGATATACGTGCTCAAGATGAGGATGGAAAAATATTTCATGTAGAAATCCAAGTAGCTCACCAAAGTTCTTTCGTGAAGAGAAGTTTGTATTATCTTTCAGGACTAATTCGGGACCAGTTGAATCGGGGTTCTATGTATTCCGATTTGAAGCCAGTGTATCAGATAAATATAGTTGACTTTGACTTAATTCCTTCGGAGAATTTTCATAGTAAGTTTAAATTTAGAGAAGAGTCTAATCCCGACATCATCTTAACAGACGACGTAGAAATTCATTTTTTAGAGTTGTGTAAGTTTGTCAAAAGAGACGTAAGGGAATTAAGAAATAATTTAGAG
Proteins encoded in this window:
- a CDS encoding Rpn family recombination-promoting nuclease/putative transposase: MSKNFFPLTNDLMFKILFVKEPDLLISILNSVLFPDGEHTIRNIKILNPELVGSSPNDKRSYLDIRAQDEDGKIFHVEIQVAHQSSFVKRSLYYLSGLIRDQLNRGSMYSDLKPVYQINIVDFDLIPSENFHSKFKFREESNPDIILTDDVEIHFLELCKFVKRDVRELRNNLEIWLYVLKHTSELEEEEMRILVDKTPDLSKAFTILEQYSNDPEKRNELESKLKSDRDYAYDLAARFEAGELQGIQKGIEKGIEKGAEKEKLKSARKMLQKGMDVDMILEITGLSKKDLKDHGML